A genome region from Rhodopseudomonas boonkerdii includes the following:
- a CDS encoding IS3 family transposase (programmed frameshift), whose amino-acid sequence MKQKSELGKAPAEQVLKDIRRQTRRQYSAEEKIRIVLEGLRGEENISELCRREGIAASMYYGWSKEFLEAGKRRLAGDTARSATSGEVKDLRREASELKEVVADLTLENRLLKKKHERGWGKRGMRYPASEKSEIIALVEQSHLPARRTLEKLGIPRATFYRWYDRYREGGIEALADHRSKPDRVWNRIPDDVRGQIVDLALEHPELSPRELAVRFTDERKYFVSEASVYRLLKAHDLITSPAYVVIKAANEFKDKTTAINQLWQTDFTYLKITGWGWYYLSTVLDDFSRYIVAWRLGPTMCASDVTATLDQALAASGLDHVNIKQRPRLLSDNGSSYVAEDLATWLKGKDMQHVRGAPYHPQTQGKIERWHQTLKNRILLENYHLPRDLERQVSGFVEHYNHHRYHESIDNLTPADVYFGRAETILTERARIKRETIANRRLQHRLQAA is encoded by the exons ATGAAGCAGAAATCCGAACTGGGCAAAGCGCCCGCAGAACAAGTGCTAAAAGATATCCGGCGGCAGACGCGTCGGCAGTATTCGGCGGAAGAGAAGATCCGTATCGTGCTGGAAGGACTGCGCGGCGAGGAGAACATCTCCGAGCTGTGCCGCCGCGAAGGCATTGCCGCCTCGATGTATTACGGTTGGTCGAAGGAGTTTCTGGAGGCCGGCAAACGCCGCCTGGCGGGTGACACGGCCCGTTCCGCCACGTCCGGTGAGGTGAAAGACCTTCGCCGCGAAGCCTCCGAATTGAAGGAGGTGGTGGCCGACCTGACCCTGGAGAACCGCCTGCTCA AAAAAAAGCATGAACGGGGCTGGGGAAAACGAGGCATGAGGTATCCAGCATCCGAGAAATCCGAAATAATCGCGCTGGTCGAGCAATCGCATCTGCCTGCCAGGCGCACGTTGGAAAAGCTCGGCATCCCGCGAGCCACCTTTTATAGATGGTACGATCGCTATCGCGAGGGTGGCATCGAGGCGCTGGCCGATCACCGCTCCAAGCCGGACCGGGTCTGGAATCGCATCCCGGACGATGTCCGCGGTCAGATCGTCGATCTGGCACTGGAACACCCCGAGCTGTCGCCGCGAGAGCTGGCGGTGCGCTTCACCGACGAGAGAAAATACTTTGTCTCCGAGGCTTCGGTCTATCGGCTGCTGAAGGCGCACGACCTGATCACCAGCCCCGCCTATGTGGTGATCAAGGCGGCTAATGAGTTCAAGGACAAGACCACGGCGATCAACCAGCTTTGGCAGACCGACTTCACCTACCTCAAGATCACTGGCTGGGGCTGGTACTATCTATCGACGGTGCTCGACGACTTCTCTCGTTACATTGTGGCCTGGAGGCTTGGTCCCACCATGTGCGCCTCCGACGTCACGGCCACGCTCGATCAGGCGCTTGCCGCCTCAGGCCTGGACCACGTCAATATAAAGCAGCGGCCACGGCTTCTGAGCGACAACGGATCAAGTTACGTCGCGGAAGATCTGGCCACCTGGCTCAAGGGCAAGGATATGCAGCATGTGCGCGGTGCGCCGTATCATCCCCAGACCCAAGGCAAGATCGAGCGCTGGCATCAGACCTTGAAGAACCGCATCCTGCTCGAGAATTACCATTTACCGAGGGACCTCGAACGTCAGGTCAGCGGCTTCGTCGAACACTACAACCATCACCGCTATCATGAGAGCATCGACAACCTCACGCCTGCGGATGTTTACTTCGGCCGAGCCGAAACCATCCTGACTGAGCGTGCGCGCATCAAACGTGAAACCATTGCAAACCGCCGCTTGCAGCATCGATTGCAAGCCGCTTAA
- a CDS encoding prolyl oligopeptidase family serine peptidase yields the protein MPPEKRGDRYFFVRSAGLEAQPVLYVREDGTDRVVVDPNGWSEDGATALAEWAVSNNGRYLAYAIQEGGADWRTIRVMDMDTDRILNDEIRWARFSKIGWAQDDSGFFYSRNAEPEEDAAFEAKVLEHTVHFHRLETPQSQDRLIYSSDTDQPLLHIAVTTADGRYVMIYSTRLGGGNGVTVIDLAKDGWKPEKLVSSFDHAWTLIGNVGARLFFTTQEGAERGKVVAIDFDAEKPAFRDFVPHREDSIILAGSIVGDRLVISYMVDAKTRIERFKLDGTRDGVVELPSVGTAGAFRGRPGDNESFYVFSSQDTPTTIYRYDVETNTSTVWAKPRIASDLDQLVVEQHFFASKDGTRIPMFVMRRKDVTGPAPTMLYGYGGFGIPLVPYFSAEALAWVEQGGVYAVPNIRGGGEYGRAWHEAGRLTNKQNSFDDFIAAAEFLKREGITPLDGLAIHGGSNGGLLVGAVVNQRPNLFAAALPDVAVLDMLRFSLFTGGAFWTQEYGDPAVQADFENLLSYSPLHNVKDGTDYPAILTTTGDTDDRVVPAHSFKYVATLQAAALGSRPRLLRVETRAGHGAGKPTDKIIEQTADMWAFAAHWTGLRLQKGR from the coding sequence ATCCCTCCCGAAAAGCGCGGCGACCGTTACTTCTTCGTCCGGAGCGCCGGTTTAGAGGCGCAACCAGTCCTGTATGTCCGCGAGGACGGAACGGATCGCGTTGTAGTCGACCCCAACGGCTGGTCTGAGGACGGAGCAACCGCGCTTGCCGAATGGGCGGTCTCCAATAACGGGCGCTATCTCGCATACGCGATCCAGGAGGGGGGCGCCGATTGGCGAACCATTCGCGTGATGGATATGGACACCGACAGGATCCTCAATGACGAAATCCGCTGGGCGCGTTTCTCGAAGATCGGGTGGGCACAGGATGATTCTGGCTTCTTTTACTCCCGCAACGCCGAGCCAGAAGAAGATGCCGCCTTCGAAGCGAAGGTGCTTGAGCATACCGTGCACTTCCACCGACTTGAGACGCCGCAGTCGCAGGACAGACTTATCTACTCTTCCGACACTGATCAGCCGCTCCTCCACATAGCGGTCACGACGGCGGACGGGCGCTATGTTATGATCTATTCAACCCGGCTTGGAGGCGGCAACGGCGTTACCGTCATCGATCTGGCGAAGGATGGATGGAAACCCGAAAAGCTAGTCTCCTCGTTCGATCATGCGTGGACCTTGATCGGAAACGTCGGCGCGCGGTTGTTCTTCACTACGCAGGAAGGTGCCGAGCGCGGCAAGGTCGTCGCCATCGACTTCGATGCAGAAAAGCCGGCATTCCGAGACTTCGTTCCGCATCGGGAGGATTCCATCATTCTCGCAGGCAGCATCGTCGGCGATCGGCTCGTGATATCCTACATGGTAGATGCGAAGACGCGGATTGAGCGCTTCAAGCTGGACGGCACGCGGGATGGCGTTGTTGAACTTCCCAGCGTCGGCACGGCCGGCGCCTTCAGGGGGCGGCCCGGCGACAATGAGTCATTCTACGTCTTCAGCAGTCAGGATACGCCTACTACGATCTATCGCTACGACGTGGAGACCAACACGAGCACTGTATGGGCGAAGCCCCGGATTGCGAGCGATCTCGATCAACTCGTCGTGGAGCAGCACTTCTTTGCCTCGAAGGATGGTACGCGCATTCCAATGTTCGTCATGCGGCGCAAGGACGTGACAGGCCCGGCCCCCACCATGCTGTACGGCTATGGCGGCTTCGGGATTCCGCTCGTCCCATACTTCTCTGCGGAAGCGCTAGCCTGGGTGGAGCAAGGCGGCGTCTACGCCGTGCCCAACATCCGCGGCGGCGGCGAATATGGCCGAGCGTGGCACGAAGCTGGGCGACTGACGAACAAGCAGAACAGCTTTGACGACTTCATCGCCGCTGCGGAATTTCTGAAGCGGGAGGGCATTACTCCACTCGATGGGCTGGCGATCCACGGCGGGTCGAACGGTGGCCTTCTGGTTGGAGCCGTGGTGAACCAGCGTCCGAATCTCTTTGCTGCGGCCTTGCCCGATGTCGCCGTGCTGGACATGCTGCGCTTCTCCTTGTTCACGGGCGGAGCGTTCTGGACCCAGGAATATGGTGACCCGGCGGTTCAAGCCGACTTCGAGAACCTTCTATCCTATTCACCGCTCCATAACGTAAAGGACGGCACGGACTATCCCGCCATCCTGACCACGACTGGCGACACGGACGATCGAGTGGTGCCGGCGCACTCGTTTAAATACGTGGCCACGCTCCAAGCAGCCGCCCTCGGATCTCGGCCTCGGCTCCTGCGCGTCGAAACGAGAGCGGGACACGGAGCGGGCAAGCCGACGGACAAAATTATCGAGCAGACGGCGGACATGTGGGCCTTTGCGGCACACTGGACAGGCCTGCGCCTCCAAAAGGGAAGGTAA
- a CDS encoding MBL fold metallo-hydrolase, with translation MCKNHQKHITASDTPAFFAIDNYGFPEAGEHPADPPNYYPPYFSSERFQRLGYHVEELRDGFYWVTSGGYDAAFVVTNDGVIAIDAPPTIGENMLAAIEEVTDKPVTHVIYSHWHTDHIGAASVFGSGVEIVAHEITKELLERFPDRNRPIPTMTFDKDYTLNVGGVTLELSYKGENHCPGNIFIYAPAHRVLTVIDIISPGSATFMHCDASQNIMGWYQAQQQLTEFDFDFLVAGHHMSYGTPETVKASIEYFADVLDGAQAAVDRFSRSDALIGILDGAGWDKVFVGTENWINSMVNFATKYVLEKRSSNGQLWSERLAGVTTQTKYHAYTVLESIRLERPRPNFRLRGENAPPFLT, from the coding sequence ATGTGCAAAAATCATCAAAAGCACATCACCGCTAGCGATACGCCGGCATTCTTCGCGATCGACAACTACGGCTTCCCCGAAGCTGGTGAGCATCCGGCGGACCCACCCAACTATTATCCGCCCTATTTTTCCAGCGAACGCTTTCAAAGGCTCGGCTACCATGTCGAGGAGCTTCGCGACGGCTTCTACTGGGTTACGAGCGGCGGGTACGACGCGGCCTTCGTCGTGACAAACGACGGCGTAATCGCGATCGACGCCCCCCCGACGATCGGCGAGAACATGCTGGCGGCGATCGAGGAGGTCACCGACAAGCCCGTTACGCACGTCATCTATAGCCATTGGCACACCGACCATATCGGGGCCGCATCGGTGTTCGGCTCTGGCGTTGAGATCGTCGCGCACGAGATAACAAAGGAACTGCTCGAACGCTTTCCCGACCGGAACCGCCCGATCCCGACTATGACATTCGACAAGGACTATACGCTGAACGTCGGCGGCGTGACTCTGGAGTTATCGTACAAGGGCGAGAACCACTGCCCCGGTAACATTTTCATCTATGCGCCGGCCCATAGAGTGCTGACTGTCATCGACATCATCAGCCCCGGCAGCGCCACCTTCATGCATTGCGATGCGTCGCAGAATATCATGGGCTGGTATCAGGCGCAGCAGCAGTTGACGGAATTCGACTTCGACTTCCTGGTCGCCGGTCATCACATGTCCTACGGCACACCAGAGACGGTGAAGGCCTCGATCGAATACTTCGCCGACGTCCTCGACGGCGCCCAGGCCGCAGTCGACCGTTTCTCCCGCTCAGACGCGCTGATCGGCATACTCGACGGTGCGGGCTGGGACAAGGTATTCGTCGGAACGGAGAACTGGATCAACTCGATGGTGAATTTCGCCACGAAGTATGTGCTCGAGAAGCGCAGCAGCAACGGGCAACTGTGGTCGGAACGGCTGGCCGGAGTGACTACCCAGACGAAGTATCACGCCTACACGGTGCTGGAGTCGATCAGGCTCGAGCGCCCGCGGCCGAACTTTCGCCTGCGCGGTGAGAACGCCCCGCCTTTCCTGACCTGA
- a CDS encoding NAD(P)-dependent alcohol dehydrogenase, with the protein MNQPALPSAAQQQATITHARAAVVEQKDGPFIMQDIALEAPRADEVLIRMVATGICATDSHVRQQLMPSPLPAILGHEGAGVVMRTGASVTHLKPGDHVVLSYHSCGQCKPCLSSHAAYCERVWEANFAGARLDGTIGIERDGADDLHAHFFGQSSFATYALAHQRNTVKVPDDVPLEILGPLGCGFQTGAGAILKGMKVPVGASVAVFGVGAVGLAAIMAAKVADAATVIAIDVNAERLELARELGATHVVNAAGGPDVTAAIRAITPRGIEFVLDTSGRAANLDAGIGALAPMGHFGFVAFNAHSGAFVDASRLTIGQTLQGIIQGDAVSALMIPELIGLYRTGRFPFDRLITFYDFADINRAFDDVAAGRVIKAVLRFDAAHA; encoded by the coding sequence ATGAACCAGCCAGCACTCCCTAGTGCCGCACAGCAACAAGCCACGATCACCCATGCCCGCGCGGCCGTGGTCGAGCAAAAGGATGGACCGTTCATCATGCAGGACATCGCTCTCGAAGCGCCGCGAGCCGACGAAGTTCTTATTCGCATGGTCGCGACTGGCATCTGCGCCACCGACTCGCATGTCCGCCAACAACTCATGCCGTCACCGTTGCCCGCCATTCTTGGTCACGAAGGCGCCGGCGTCGTCATGCGGACCGGCGCGTCGGTCACCCATCTAAAGCCGGGCGACCATGTCGTACTGTCCTATCATTCATGCGGACAGTGCAAGCCATGCCTGTCCTCTCATGCCGCCTATTGCGAGAGGGTCTGGGAGGCGAATTTCGCGGGGGCACGGCTGGACGGCACCATCGGCATCGAGCGAGATGGCGCCGACGACCTCCACGCGCATTTCTTCGGCCAATCGTCCTTCGCGACCTACGCGCTGGCTCACCAGCGCAACACCGTCAAAGTGCCGGATGATGTTCCGCTGGAGATTTTGGGCCCGCTAGGCTGCGGCTTCCAGACGGGCGCGGGCGCGATCCTCAAGGGGATGAAGGTGCCGGTGGGCGCGAGCGTCGCGGTCTTTGGCGTCGGCGCGGTCGGCCTTGCCGCCATCATGGCGGCGAAGGTCGCGGACGCCGCAACCGTCATTGCGATCGACGTGAATGCCGAACGGCTCGAGCTCGCACGCGAACTCGGAGCGACGCACGTCGTGAACGCCGCCGGTGGACCGGACGTTACGGCCGCGATCCGCGCGATCACGCCACGCGGGATCGAGTTCGTCCTCGATACCAGCGGGCGGGCCGCCAACCTCGATGCCGGTATCGGAGCGCTGGCACCTATGGGGCATTTCGGCTTCGTCGCCTTCAATGCGCATTCAGGCGCGTTCGTCGACGCATCGCGCCTCACCATCGGGCAGACGCTGCAGGGCATCATCCAAGGTGACGCAGTTTCCGCACTGATGATCCCGGAGCTGATCGGCCTCTACCGCACTGGTCGCTTCCCGTTCGACCGCCTCATCACCTTCTACGACTTCGCGGACATCAACCGGGCGTTCGACGACGTGGCCGCCGGCCGCGTCATCAAGGCGGTGCTGCGGTTTGACGCCGCGCACGCCTGA